A stretch of Corallococcus macrosporus DNA encodes these proteins:
- a CDS encoding AraC family transcriptional regulator has translation MRYVEVKPCAALAPYVQCYWALELSGEAPVGVHRVLPDGCLDILVDLTDGVGLRVVGAMRTAEVVPLSARAAFVAVRFRPGGAQPFLRLPLLELTDATVGLGDLWPREAREWRERMGAAVGTPARFALLERLLLERLPGREGDAGVRHAVDLILGARGQVPVRSLEEVMGVGARQVERRFHAAVGLSPKVLCRIARLQHAVELSRGLQGAEWALAAGYYDQAHQVREFRALTGLTPGAYVREQAEVGFVQSLEGAGA, from the coding sequence ATGCGCTACGTGGAGGTCAAGCCGTGCGCCGCCCTGGCGCCGTACGTCCAGTGCTACTGGGCGCTGGAGCTGTCGGGGGAAGCGCCGGTGGGCGTGCACCGCGTGTTGCCGGACGGGTGTCTGGACATCCTGGTGGACCTGACGGACGGCGTGGGGCTGCGCGTGGTGGGGGCGATGCGGACGGCGGAGGTGGTGCCGCTGTCCGCGCGCGCGGCCTTCGTCGCGGTGCGCTTCCGGCCCGGAGGCGCGCAGCCCTTCCTGCGGCTGCCGCTGCTGGAGCTGACGGACGCGACGGTGGGGCTGGGAGACCTCTGGCCTCGCGAGGCGCGCGAGTGGCGCGAGCGGATGGGGGCGGCCGTGGGGACGCCCGCGCGCTTCGCCCTGCTGGAGCGGCTGTTGCTGGAGCGGCTTCCCGGGCGGGAGGGAGACGCGGGGGTGCGGCACGCGGTGGACCTCATCCTGGGGGCGAGGGGGCAGGTGCCGGTGCGTTCGCTGGAGGAGGTGATGGGGGTGGGGGCTCGGCAGGTAGAGCGGCGGTTCCACGCGGCGGTGGGGTTGTCACCGAAGGTGCTGTGCCGCATCGCGAGGTTGCAGCACGCGGTGGAGCTGTCGCGGGGGCTGCAGGGGGCGGAGTGGGCGTTGGCGGCGGGGTACTACGACCAGGCGCACCAGGTGCGGGAATTCCGGGCGCTGACGGGGCTGACGCCGGGGGCGTACGTGCGCGAGCAGGCGGAGGTCGGATTCGTCCAATCGTTGGAGGGGGCGGGTGCGTAA
- a CDS encoding VOC family protein — protein MSTAPQQAEQHHRIDYIELPVKDIAEAKRFYGTVFGWRFEDYGPDYTAFMDGRLNGGFDKEREVSKGGALLVLYSKDLDATLAKVREAGGRIVKDTFSFPGGKRFHFTDPTGNELAVWTEPS, from the coding sequence ATGTCCACCGCACCCCAGCAGGCCGAGCAGCACCACCGCATCGACTACATCGAGCTTCCCGTGAAGGACATCGCGGAGGCGAAGCGCTTCTACGGCACCGTGTTCGGCTGGAGGTTCGAGGACTACGGCCCGGACTACACGGCCTTCATGGACGGGCGGTTGAACGGAGGGTTCGACAAGGAGCGCGAGGTGTCGAAGGGGGGCGCGTTGCTGGTGCTCTACTCGAAGGACCTGGACGCGACGCTGGCGAAGGTGCGCGAGGCCGGAGGCCGCATCGTGAAGGACACGTTCTCCTTCCCCGGGGGCAAGCGCTTCCACTTCACCGACCCCACCGGCAACGAGCTGGCCGTCTGGACCGAGCCGTCCTGA
- a CDS encoding response regulator has product MSPVIVTATATVLHVNDTPASLYLGSFSLRQAGYRVLEAVTGGEALRIAFDARPDVVVLDVKLPDMSGYDVCRILKEDPRTREVAIIHTSATFITAEKKVAGLRAGADVYLTQPFDPEELIATVNSVLRLRRVEREALANAARLEEADRKKNEFLAMLAHELRNPLAAISVAVQMLGQKDSHGLSEADARRRDIIERQVSHLRHLVDDLLDVSRITRGKYALRRGPLDLNTVLQHSLAAARPVMEERGLVLREALSSEPCWVDGDRTRLEQVFTNLLDNAAKYSPEGGIVTVGAHLDEDARVRVSVQDTGIGLRREDQERIFELFAQLDAGLARSRGGLGIGLTLVRNLVEEHGGQVEVFSEGPGQGSTFSVTLPLLTDAARPEATVERIESRRGEWRILLVDDNPDAREGLREMLQMWGHTVAVAEDGPQALAMATPGTYDVIILDIGLPGLDGYQVAKELRGRVASDAHLIALTGYGTPEDRARSENAGFDLHLVKPVELVEIGRVLAQLGPVKRGQHRRLQARSA; this is encoded by the coding sequence ATGTCGCCCGTGATCGTCACCGCCACCGCCACCGTCCTTCACGTCAACGACACGCCCGCGAGCCTCTACCTGGGCTCCTTCTCGCTGCGACAGGCGGGCTACCGCGTCCTGGAGGCGGTCACCGGGGGAGAAGCGCTGCGCATCGCCTTCGATGCGCGCCCGGACGTCGTCGTGCTCGACGTGAAGCTCCCGGACATGAGCGGCTATGACGTGTGCCGGATCCTGAAGGAGGATCCGCGCACCCGCGAGGTCGCCATCATCCACACCTCCGCCACCTTCATCACCGCGGAGAAGAAGGTCGCGGGCCTGCGCGCCGGCGCGGACGTGTACCTCACCCAGCCGTTCGACCCGGAAGAGCTCATCGCCACCGTCAACAGCGTCCTGCGCCTGCGACGCGTGGAGCGCGAGGCCCTGGCGAACGCCGCCCGCCTGGAAGAGGCCGACCGCAAGAAGAACGAGTTCCTCGCCATGCTCGCCCACGAGCTGCGCAACCCCCTGGCCGCCATCTCCGTCGCGGTGCAGATGCTCGGACAGAAGGACTCCCACGGCCTGTCCGAAGCCGACGCGCGCCGCCGCGACATCATCGAGCGGCAGGTGAGCCACCTGCGCCACCTGGTGGACGACCTGCTCGACGTCAGCCGCATCACCCGGGGCAAGTACGCCCTGCGCCGTGGCCCGCTGGACCTGAACACCGTGCTGCAGCACTCGCTCGCCGCCGCGCGGCCGGTGATGGAGGAGCGCGGGCTGGTGCTGCGCGAAGCCCTCTCCTCCGAGCCCTGCTGGGTGGACGGCGACCGGACGCGCCTGGAGCAGGTCTTCACCAACCTGCTCGACAACGCGGCCAAGTACTCCCCCGAGGGCGGCATCGTCACCGTGGGCGCGCACCTGGACGAGGACGCCCGCGTGCGCGTGTCCGTGCAGGACACGGGCATCGGCCTCAGGCGGGAGGACCAGGAGCGCATCTTCGAGCTCTTCGCGCAGCTGGACGCGGGGCTCGCGCGCAGCCGGGGCGGGCTGGGCATTGGCCTGACGCTGGTGCGCAACCTGGTGGAGGAGCACGGCGGCCAGGTGGAGGTCTTCAGTGAGGGCCCGGGCCAGGGCAGCACGTTCAGCGTCACGCTGCCGCTGCTCACGGACGCCGCGCGGCCGGAGGCCACCGTGGAGCGCATCGAGTCCCGCCGGGGCGAGTGGCGCATCCTCCTGGTGGACGACAACCCCGACGCGCGCGAGGGCCTGCGCGAGATGCTCCAGATGTGGGGCCACACCGTCGCGGTCGCCGAGGACGGCCCGCAGGCGCTGGCCATGGCGACGCCCGGCACCTACGACGTCATCATCCTGGACATCGGCCTGCCGGGCCTGGACGGCTACCAGGTGGCGAAGGAGCTGCGAGGCCGCGTGGCCTCGGACGCGCACCTCATCGCGCTGACAGGCTACGGGACGCCTGAGGACCGGGCCCGCAGCGAGAACGCGGGCTTCGACCTGCACCTGGTCAAGCCCGTGGAGCTGGTGGAGATCGGCCGCGTGCTCGCGCAGCTGGGCCCCGTGAAGCGCGGCCAGCACCGCCGGCTCCAGGCCAGGAGCGCGTAG
- the sitI6 gene encoding SitI6 family double-CXXCG motif immunity protein, protein MRFYEVDIVRPDLPRRWTGHLQTERTWTLPGVECPTCGETWSGQQTLPTVDVTDLPQQGLLREPRVVPYVEFMALTAGLASRLPRGIAPEPGMQLGPLRGSAEGIFGPLTTRDGWDLLVRKDALSQLQQEGLNGLIPARVEVEGLGPEAPALYELEFHIAGRLDPSDVLEGSPCPSCGWREVRISPEHALEADSLPKGLDVFLPANATTYLMVTERFVQAAQRLGPSDLVFREVPLARR, encoded by the coding sequence ATGCGCTTCTACGAGGTCGACATCGTTCGCCCCGACCTGCCACGGCGATGGACGGGACACCTCCAGACGGAGCGCACCTGGACCCTGCCCGGGGTGGAGTGCCCGACCTGTGGAGAGACCTGGAGCGGGCAACAGACGCTTCCCACGGTCGACGTGACCGACCTGCCGCAACAAGGCCTGCTGCGTGAGCCCCGAGTCGTTCCCTACGTGGAGTTCATGGCGTTGACCGCCGGACTTGCTTCGCGATTGCCACGAGGAATCGCTCCGGAACCCGGCATGCAGTTGGGCCCCCTCCGGGGCTCGGCCGAGGGAATCTTTGGTCCTCTCACGACGCGGGATGGATGGGACCTGCTGGTGCGAAAGGATGCTCTCTCACAGCTCCAGCAGGAGGGCTTGAACGGACTGATTCCGGCCCGCGTGGAGGTGGAAGGGCTCGGGCCTGAAGCGCCTGCCCTGTATGAGCTGGAGTTCCACATCGCGGGACGCCTGGACCCCAGCGATGTACTGGAAGGGTCGCCATGTCCGAGCTGCGGATGGAGGGAGGTGCGGATCTCTCCCGAACACGCGCTGGAAGCGGACTCGCTCCCGAAGGGCCTTGATGTCTTCCTTCCCGCGAACGCGACCACGTACCTCATGGTCACGGAGCGCTTCGTCCAGGCGGCCCAGCGGCTTGGCCCCAGCGACCTCGTGTTCCGTGAAGTGCCGCTGGCCCGGCGCTGA
- the sitA6 gene encoding SitA6 family polymorphic toxin lipoprotein: MRHGWLLLAVMFAGCASTPALPADSSLVEESWPEDAQDCEDAREGPCFAPLCEGGTCGLYRCEDLPPGRIVRTYSGAPVFIAPGGTAQRHWGSAQGLPGDSLPIPVFRWYRREQLPSELRRQRAMEEWASRPKERHHIFPQALKPYFQSKGINVHDYVIAIDAELHKRIHRDANGAPWNEEWRQFRRTTRGTASKPAHFEHASLLIQKYGLFGLTMTYWQDVELGPFPVPEN, from the coding sequence ATGCGCCACGGGTGGCTGTTGCTGGCTGTGATGTTCGCAGGGTGTGCATCCACTCCGGCACTCCCTGCGGATTCATCTCTGGTGGAGGAGTCGTGGCCCGAGGATGCACAGGACTGTGAGGACGCACGCGAAGGGCCTTGTTTCGCGCCGCTTTGCGAAGGCGGGACTTGTGGGCTCTACCGATGTGAGGACCTTCCGCCGGGCCGTATCGTCCGCACCTACAGCGGCGCGCCTGTCTTCATCGCTCCAGGTGGCACCGCGCAACGGCACTGGGGCAGTGCCCAGGGCCTGCCGGGAGACTCCCTGCCCATCCCGGTGTTCCGCTGGTACCGGCGCGAGCAGCTTCCCAGCGAATTGCGGCGCCAACGCGCCATGGAAGAGTGGGCGTCCCGCCCCAAGGAGCGGCACCACATCTTTCCCCAGGCCTTGAAGCCCTACTTCCAGTCCAAGGGCATCAACGTCCATGACTACGTCATCGCCATCGACGCCGAGCTGCACAAGCGCATCCACCGTGATGCGAATGGCGCTCCCTGGAACGAGGAGTGGCGTCAGTTCCGGCGCACGACCCGTGGGACCGCCAGCAAGCCCGCCCACTTCGAACATGCCTCGCTGTTGATCCAGAAGTACGGTCTGTTTGGGCTCACGATGACCTATTGGCAGGACGTCGAGCTCGGCCCCTTTCCCGTGCCTGAGAACTGA
- a CDS encoding ABC transporter ATP-binding protein translates to MLSLRNLVKVYPGPVTALRGVDLDVPKGMFGLLGPNGAGKSTLMKILSGLLEPTSGEVTLDGLDLVRHPEALRPHLGYLPQEFGFYPYLSGQDMLRYLLELKGVTAPQGLKALCAQLLERVNLTFAAKRKVKEYSGGMRQRLGIAQALAGDPKLLIVDEPTAGLDPEERQRFYRLLAEMAHERTVLLSTHIVEDVAMLCPRFAVIRHGRVVAITSPTEAKAALHDTLFEGTVPPADMAAFQQAWRVTQAVLFEGRNRVRIHAAPGTPVPPGFERTPPTLEDAYLLLMKDAPEPTAAAAPVPAPAVSA, encoded by the coding sequence ATGCTCAGCCTGCGCAACCTGGTGAAGGTGTATCCGGGCCCGGTCACGGCCCTTCGTGGCGTGGACCTGGACGTCCCCAAGGGGATGTTTGGGCTGCTCGGGCCCAACGGCGCGGGCAAGTCCACCCTGATGAAGATCCTCTCCGGCCTGCTGGAGCCCACCTCCGGTGAGGTGACGCTCGACGGCCTGGACCTCGTGCGCCATCCGGAGGCGCTGCGCCCGCACCTGGGCTACCTGCCGCAGGAGTTCGGCTTCTACCCGTACCTCTCCGGCCAGGACATGCTGCGCTACCTGCTGGAGCTCAAGGGCGTCACCGCGCCCCAGGGCCTCAAGGCGCTGTGCGCGCAACTGCTGGAGCGCGTGAACCTCACCTTCGCGGCGAAGCGCAAGGTGAAGGAGTACTCCGGCGGAATGCGGCAGCGGCTGGGCATCGCGCAGGCGCTGGCCGGCGACCCGAAGCTCCTCATCGTGGACGAGCCCACCGCGGGCCTGGACCCCGAGGAGCGCCAGCGCTTCTACCGGCTGCTCGCGGAGATGGCCCACGAGCGCACCGTGCTCCTGTCCACGCACATCGTGGAGGACGTGGCCATGCTCTGCCCGCGCTTCGCCGTCATCCGCCACGGCCGCGTGGTGGCCATCACCAGCCCCACCGAAGCCAAGGCCGCCCTCCACGACACCCTCTTCGAGGGCACCGTCCCCCCGGCCGACATGGCCGCCTTCCAGCAGGCCTGGCGCGTCACCCAGGCCGTGCTCTTCGAGGGCCGTAACCGCGTGCGCATCCACGCCGCCCCCGGCACGCCCGTGCCCCCCGGCTTCGAGCGCACGCCGCCCACGCTGGAGGACGCCTACCTCCTCCTGATGAAGGACGCGCCGGAGCCCACGGCCGCCGCGGCTCCGGTACCGGCCCCGGCGGTGAGCGCGTGA
- a CDS encoding M1 family aminopeptidase: MNASRLWRVARTEWRHQTRRPLFWVLLVLLVAVVWGVSSGNVTIDAGSTEVGGKKAWVTSAFAVAQTVLLLTFMLFTFFVSVGAGMSVISDDEARVQPILHTTPLTPAEYVWGKFAGALGAYVLALAWMMGLLVFFHHVVPAGEDAEFRGPFAWGNYVSAALWFGLPLIVFMAGAAFATGERTRRAVPVYFLPVGLFFLCAFFLWDWSPGWLDPRVNRFLMVLDPGGFRWLTETWIKVDRGVDFYNTQPVGLDALFVTSRFALMALGLGAVAWSERHFRRALRGEVKTKAPRKGAALDAPPKQVALSHAEAPLSALRMGVRPPGFWSGLWTVTRAEARGLLSQPGLYLFLPLLMLQMVSQGATAVGPFDTSLLLVPGRFAVRTMGQASVLVCLLLMFYVVESLEREQASNFAPIHDATPVRTLSVLLGKALANSGVAVALLTAMALAGTLVQVSQGRVPLSLTPYVLVWGGLLFPTFLLWTGFILAARAVAGGRFGTYALALAALGFTGYLAVRGDLTWVTNWPLWDAVRWTDLGAFQVDRAALVLNRVAALGGAVFLTALAVRLDRRRVRDSVTTLEGLKPAGLARGLWRLSPYLAVPAVALVWLGILVGQGHQGAAAKKRAKDYWQKNLATWKDAPQPMLADVDLDVDLEPEASAFRMKGTYTLLNRHAVALSRFALSGGDGWTDVRWTLDGKDVTPEDRAGLYVFTPSPPLAPGAKVTVGFTYSGHVPAGVSRAGGAFKEFILPSGVVLTSETPTFAPVVGYEEERGIDPKENKYEPRVYADDFYEGPTESAWGSNMPFPFRIRVSGPEAYTLNSVGVRERDTVKDGRRTTVWRSDYPVSFFNVIAGRWTRVEGAGSVVFHDPAHGYNVPEMMRGLEAARRYYSEWFHPFPWAELKLSEFAGLDNYAQGFPTDITFSESIGFLTRTTPESNAVLLVTAHEAAHQWWGNLLIPGKGPGGNVLSEGLSHYSALKLIEQLDGQEARRQTAKRMEERYGKDRRVDAEQPLVKLDGSRDGDTVVLYEKGGWTFWMLEDLMGRDAMHAGLQAFLKQSMNNADHPVLQDFLAALRPFAPSPEAFDRFTRQAFFEVVVPEYRVTGARVTKEGGQWVTTATVTNVGTGRMPVEVAVTKASESTAPGEAVSTLTRVEPEAGGSVRVTLRSEFAPERLVVDPDVRVLQLRREQAQAALSPP; encoded by the coding sequence GTGAACGCGTCCCGGCTCTGGCGCGTGGCGCGCACCGAGTGGCGTCACCAGACGCGGCGCCCGCTGTTCTGGGTGCTGCTCGTGCTGCTGGTGGCCGTGGTGTGGGGCGTGTCCTCCGGCAACGTCACCATCGACGCGGGCAGCACGGAGGTGGGCGGCAAGAAGGCGTGGGTGACCAGCGCCTTCGCCGTCGCGCAGACGGTGCTGCTGCTCACCTTCATGCTGTTCACCTTCTTCGTGTCGGTGGGCGCGGGCATGTCCGTCATCTCCGACGACGAGGCCCGCGTGCAGCCCATCCTGCACACCACGCCGCTGACGCCCGCCGAGTACGTGTGGGGCAAGTTCGCGGGCGCGCTGGGCGCGTACGTGCTGGCGCTCGCGTGGATGATGGGGCTGCTCGTCTTCTTCCACCACGTCGTACCCGCGGGCGAGGACGCGGAGTTCCGGGGGCCCTTCGCGTGGGGCAACTACGTGAGCGCCGCGCTGTGGTTCGGCCTGCCGCTCATCGTCTTCATGGCGGGCGCGGCCTTCGCCACGGGCGAGCGCACGCGCCGCGCGGTGCCGGTGTACTTCCTGCCGGTGGGCCTGTTCTTCCTCTGCGCCTTCTTCCTCTGGGACTGGTCCCCCGGCTGGTTGGACCCCCGCGTGAACCGGTTCCTCATGGTCCTGGACCCCGGCGGCTTCCGGTGGCTCACGGAGACGTGGATCAAGGTGGACCGGGGCGTGGACTTCTACAACACTCAGCCCGTGGGGCTGGACGCCCTCTTCGTCACCAGCCGCTTCGCGCTCATGGCCCTGGGCCTGGGCGCGGTGGCCTGGAGCGAGCGCCACTTCCGCCGGGCCCTCCGGGGCGAGGTGAAGACGAAGGCCCCGCGCAAGGGTGCGGCGCTGGACGCACCGCCGAAGCAGGTCGCGCTGTCGCACGCGGAGGCGCCGCTGTCCGCGCTGCGCATGGGCGTGCGGCCGCCGGGCTTCTGGTCGGGGCTGTGGACGGTGACGCGCGCGGAAGCGCGGGGCCTGCTGTCGCAGCCGGGGCTCTACCTGTTCCTGCCGCTGCTCATGTTGCAGATGGTGTCCCAGGGCGCCACGGCGGTGGGCCCCTTCGACACGAGCCTGCTGCTGGTGCCCGGGCGCTTCGCGGTGCGCACGATGGGGCAGGCGTCGGTGCTCGTGTGTCTGTTGTTGATGTTCTACGTGGTGGAGTCGCTGGAGCGCGAGCAGGCCTCCAACTTCGCGCCCATCCACGACGCGACGCCGGTGCGCACGCTGTCGGTGCTGCTGGGCAAGGCGCTGGCGAACAGCGGGGTCGCGGTGGCGCTGCTCACGGCCATGGCGCTCGCGGGCACGCTGGTGCAGGTGTCGCAGGGCAGGGTGCCGCTGTCGCTGACGCCGTACGTGCTGGTGTGGGGAGGGCTGCTGTTCCCCACGTTCCTCTTGTGGACGGGCTTCATCCTGGCCGCGCGAGCGGTGGCGGGAGGCCGCTTTGGCACCTACGCGCTGGCCCTGGCCGCGCTGGGCTTCACCGGCTACCTCGCCGTGCGGGGCGACCTCACCTGGGTGACGAACTGGCCGCTGTGGGACGCGGTGCGGTGGACCGACCTGGGCGCCTTCCAGGTGGACCGCGCCGCGCTGGTGCTCAACCGCGTGGCCGCGCTGGGCGGGGCAGTGTTCCTCACCGCGCTGGCGGTGCGCCTGGACCGCCGCCGCGTCCGCGACTCGGTGACGACGCTGGAGGGGCTGAAGCCCGCGGGCCTCGCGCGCGGGCTGTGGCGGCTTTCTCCGTACCTCGCCGTGCCGGCGGTGGCGCTGGTGTGGCTGGGCATCCTCGTGGGGCAGGGGCACCAGGGCGCCGCGGCGAAGAAGCGCGCGAAGGACTACTGGCAGAAGAACCTGGCGACGTGGAAGGACGCGCCGCAGCCCATGCTGGCGGACGTGGACCTGGACGTGGACCTGGAGCCGGAGGCGAGCGCCTTCCGCATGAAGGGCACGTACACGCTGCTGAACCGGCACGCCGTGGCGCTGTCACGCTTCGCCCTGAGCGGCGGTGACGGCTGGACGGACGTGCGCTGGACGCTCGACGGCAAGGACGTGACGCCGGAGGACCGCGCGGGGCTGTATGTCTTCACGCCGTCCCCGCCGCTCGCGCCCGGCGCGAAGGTGACGGTGGGCTTCACCTACTCGGGCCACGTGCCCGCGGGCGTGTCCCGCGCGGGCGGCGCGTTCAAGGAATTCATCCTCCCGTCGGGCGTGGTGCTCACCAGCGAGACGCCCACGTTCGCGCCGGTGGTGGGCTACGAGGAGGAGCGCGGCATCGACCCGAAGGAGAACAAGTACGAGCCGCGCGTGTACGCGGACGACTTCTACGAAGGGCCCACCGAGTCCGCCTGGGGCAGCAACATGCCGTTCCCCTTCCGCATCCGCGTGAGCGGCCCGGAGGCCTACACGCTCAACTCCGTGGGCGTGCGTGAGCGCGACACGGTGAAGGACGGCCGGCGCACCACGGTGTGGCGCAGCGACTACCCGGTGAGCTTCTTCAACGTCATCGCGGGCCGGTGGACGCGCGTGGAGGGCGCGGGCTCGGTGGTGTTCCACGACCCGGCGCACGGCTACAACGTGCCGGAGATGATGCGCGGGCTGGAGGCCGCGCGCCGGTACTACTCGGAATGGTTCCACCCGTTCCCGTGGGCGGAACTGAAGCTGTCGGAGTTCGCCGGCCTGGACAACTACGCGCAGGGCTTCCCCACGGACATCACGTTCTCGGAGTCCATCGGGTTCCTCACGCGCACCACGCCCGAGTCCAACGCCGTGCTGCTCGTCACCGCGCACGAGGCCGCGCACCAGTGGTGGGGCAACCTGCTCATCCCCGGCAAGGGGCCCGGCGGCAACGTGCTGTCGGAGGGGCTGTCGCACTACTCGGCGCTGAAGCTCATCGAGCAGCTTGACGGGCAGGAGGCGCGCAGGCAGACCGCGAAGCGCATGGAGGAGCGCTACGGCAAGGACCGGCGCGTGGACGCGGAGCAGCCGCTGGTGAAGCTGGACGGCTCGCGCGACGGCGACACGGTGGTCCTCTACGAGAAGGGCGGCTGGACGTTCTGGATGCTGGAGGACCTGATGGGCCGCGACGCGATGCACGCGGGGCTCCAGGCCTTCCTGAAGCAATCCATGAACAACGCCGACCATCCGGTGCTGCAGGACTTCCTCGCGGCGCTGCGCCCCTTCGCGCCCTCCCCCGAGGCCTTCGACCGGTTCACCCGGCAGGCCTTCTTCGAGGTCGTGGTGCCCGAGTACCGCGTCACCGGCGCGCGCGTGACGAAGGAGGGCGGCCAGTGGGTGACCACGGCGACGGTGACGAACGTGGGCACGGGCCGCATGCCGGTGGAGGTGGCGGTGACGAAGGCCTCGGAGTCCACCGCGCCCGGCGAGGCCGTCAGCACCCTGACGCGCGTGGAGCCCGAGGCGGGCGGATCCGTGCGGGTGACGCTGCGCTCGGAGTTCGCGCCGGAGCGGCTGGTGGTGGACCCGGACGTGCGCGTGCTCCAGTTGCGCCGCGAGCAGGCCCAGGCCGCGCTCTCGCCGCCGTGA
- a CDS encoding DUF4397 domain-containing protein, whose product MAWMRGKTLLVVALTSLGVLAPACGGGSAEDSNTPPTQDGPVLVPPTQAQLRIVQAAPGAPAMDVYLAGTPTPVARAVAYGATTPYLTREAGAVTVELRPAGAAADSRPVVSQPVGMEAGSRWTVVAAGAFSSSDSDAALRTLLLRDNTVPADGGQTRVRVVNAGTDAPTVDVDLGNDGSVEVESLARFKDSGEEAWVLPSGAAFQVGLRTGGKALTSFTVPAAGSGTDTLIVATGLMSAPARAGDGFSLLTAGRDGTLAILRQNPTVYVLHASPDAPALDLFASDRELSGGLSFGALSSPLQVPPGTYTLDFFAAAPGSERPTGTPVVTATTPTLVPGERYLMVAAGYLAPPRPAASQFTLLPLADRFAPDPANLRLRWVHAAANTPAVDVGPLGSERRVLPDAPFLDVPFATATAQDGLPLPSGGTVTLGVVPSNDANRAPRTSFSVTPRPDTRVFAVATDTPGAAPGSWDLQLLMVDTTRTPWTVSTQADSH is encoded by the coding sequence ATGGCCTGGATGCGGGGGAAGACACTGCTGGTCGTCGCGCTCACGTCGCTGGGGGTGCTCGCGCCCGCGTGCGGAGGCGGCTCGGCGGAGGACTCCAACACGCCTCCCACGCAGGACGGCCCGGTGCTCGTGCCGCCCACCCAGGCGCAGCTGCGCATCGTGCAGGCCGCGCCGGGCGCGCCCGCGATGGACGTCTACCTCGCTGGCACCCCCACGCCCGTGGCCCGGGCCGTGGCCTATGGCGCCACCACGCCCTACCTCACGCGCGAAGCGGGCGCCGTCACCGTGGAGCTTCGGCCCGCGGGCGCGGCGGCGGACTCGCGGCCCGTCGTGTCCCAGCCGGTGGGCATGGAGGCCGGGTCGCGCTGGACGGTGGTGGCCGCGGGCGCCTTCTCCTCTTCCGACTCCGACGCGGCGCTGCGCACGCTGCTCTTGCGCGACAACACCGTGCCCGCGGACGGCGGCCAGACGCGCGTGCGCGTCGTCAACGCCGGCACGGACGCGCCCACGGTGGACGTGGACCTGGGCAACGACGGCTCCGTGGAGGTGGAGTCCCTCGCGCGCTTCAAGGACTCCGGTGAGGAGGCGTGGGTGCTGCCTTCGGGCGCCGCGTTCCAGGTGGGCCTTCGCACGGGCGGCAAGGCGCTGACGTCCTTCACCGTGCCCGCGGCCGGCTCCGGCACGGACACGCTCATCGTCGCCACCGGCCTCATGTCCGCCCCCGCGCGCGCGGGCGACGGCTTCTCGCTGCTCACCGCGGGCCGCGACGGCACGCTGGCCATCCTGCGGCAGAATCCGACGGTGTACGTGCTGCACGCGTCACCGGACGCGCCCGCGCTGGACCTCTTCGCCAGCGACCGCGAGCTGTCCGGCGGTCTCTCCTTCGGCGCGCTGTCCTCGCCGCTCCAGGTGCCTCCGGGCACGTACACGCTGGACTTCTTCGCCGCCGCGCCTGGCTCGGAGCGCCCCACGGGCACCCCCGTGGTGACGGCCACGACGCCAACGCTCGTTCCTGGCGAGCGCTACCTGATGGTCGCCGCGGGCTACCTCGCGCCGCCCCGGCCGGCGGCGTCGCAGTTCACGCTGCTGCCCCTCGCGGACCGCTTCGCGCCGGACCCCGCCAACCTGCGCCTGCGCTGGGTGCACGCCGCCGCGAACACGCCCGCGGTGGACGTGGGCCCGCTGGGCTCGGAGCGCCGCGTGCTGCCGGACGCGCCCTTCCTCGACGTGCCCTTCGCCACCGCCACCGCGCAGGACGGCCTGCCGCTGCCTTCCGGTGGCACCGTCACGCTGGGCGTGGTGCCGTCCAACGACGCCAACCGCGCGCCGCGCACGAGCTTCTCCGTGACGCCCCGGCCGGACACGCGCGTCTTCGCCGTCGCCACCGACACGCCGGGCGCCGCGCCTGGAAGCTGGGACCTCCAGCTCCTGATGGTGGACACCACCCGCACGCCGTGGACCGTGAGCACGCAGGCCGACTCGCACTGA